Proteins co-encoded in one Paraburkholderia edwinii genomic window:
- a CDS encoding porin — translation MSIGGAAIRIRPLLLGVLATSFSAGAYAQSSVTLYGIADAGLEFLTGAPNAQGKASHLLREESGGVKSSRIGFKGAEDLGGGLKAIFQLEGGVDITKGKSLQSGRLFGRQAYVGLSSRYGALTFGRQRVPMYDFSVRYDPLDYNIYGLKQTDGQFTGRADNSVKYRGSVGPVSYEALYSTGYDATIPNGGQVPGEFKVGREIGAAVQYASGPFSAMVTYDLRNGTSIATQSGKEQHLAAAAMYKIGKAKAYLGYRWLSSTLPLDSSTQGHANEFWTGLEYRVTVPLSIAGAVFYTDITSASQRPIYLAATAKYALSKSTTLYTEVGYVKNSNGSNLGLNGYDTDIVAGHNQTGVMLGVIHYF, via the coding sequence ATGAGCATTGGAGGAGCAGCAATCAGGATCAGGCCGCTTTTGCTTGGCGTGCTGGCGACGTCGTTCAGCGCGGGCGCTTACGCGCAGTCGAGCGTGACGCTGTACGGCATCGCCGATGCGGGCCTGGAATTTCTCACCGGCGCGCCCAACGCGCAGGGTAAAGCGTCGCATCTGTTGCGCGAGGAATCGGGTGGCGTAAAGAGCAGCCGGATCGGGTTCAAGGGGGCGGAAGACCTTGGCGGCGGGCTGAAGGCGATCTTCCAGCTCGAAGGCGGCGTCGACATCACGAAGGGCAAGTCGCTGCAGAGCGGACGGCTGTTCGGCCGCCAGGCCTACGTGGGGCTCAGCAGCCGCTATGGCGCGCTCACGTTCGGCCGGCAGCGCGTGCCGATGTACGACTTCTCGGTGCGTTACGATCCGCTCGATTACAACATCTACGGTCTGAAGCAGACCGACGGGCAGTTCACGGGCCGGGCCGACAACTCGGTCAAATATCGCGGCAGCGTCGGCCCGGTCAGTTACGAGGCGCTCTATAGCACCGGTTACGACGCGACGATCCCGAACGGCGGCCAGGTGCCGGGCGAATTCAAGGTTGGGCGGGAAATCGGCGCGGCCGTGCAATACGCGAGCGGCCCGTTCTCGGCGATGGTGACCTACGATCTGCGCAACGGCACGTCGATCGCGACGCAGTCCGGCAAGGAGCAGCATCTGGCGGCGGCGGCGATGTACAAGATCGGCAAGGCCAAGGCGTACCTCGGTTACCGGTGGCTGAGCAGCACGCTGCCGCTCGATTCGAGCACGCAAGGGCATGCGAACGAGTTCTGGACCGGCCTCGAGTACCGCGTCACCGTGCCGCTCTCGATCGCCGGCGCGGTCTTCTATACCGACATCACGTCGGCAAGCCAGCGGCCGATCTATCTGGCCGCGACGGCCAAATACGCGTTGTCGAAGAGCACGACGCTGTATACGGAAGTCGGTTACGTGAAGAACAGCAACGGCTCAAACCTCGGTCTTAACGGCTACGACACCGACATCGTCGCCGGCCACAATCAGACGGGCGTCATGCTTGGCGTGATCCACTACTTCTAG
- the ribBA gene encoding bifunctional 3,4-dihydroxy-2-butanone-4-phosphate synthase/GTP cyclohydrolase II, giving the protein MTLASTPEIIAELKAGRMVILVDEEDRENEGDLVIAAEFITPEAINFMARYGRGLICLTLTQERCKQLNLPLMTYRNGTQYGTAFTVSIEAAEGVTTGISAADRARTIAAAVAHDARPEHIVQPGHIFPIMAQPGGVLMRAGHTEAGCDFTALAGLTPAAVICEIIKDDGTMARLPDLIEFAHEHGLKIGTIADLIHYRSRTESIVERVAERTMQTAHGPFRAVMYLDQPSGQPHIALVRGTPSPDRDTPVRVHEPLSVLDLLEVGSSCTHSWTLDAAIQEIASRDIGVIVMLNCGDSKEHLVDLFKAFDQQDKAEALKRRPVDFKTYGIGAQILRELGVGKMQVLSNPRKLGSMSGYGLEVTGFVPMPGVAAEKPC; this is encoded by the coding sequence ATGACGCTCGCCTCCACCCCCGAGATCATCGCCGAACTCAAAGCCGGCCGGATGGTAATTCTCGTCGACGAAGAAGACCGCGAAAACGAGGGCGACCTCGTGATCGCAGCGGAATTCATCACGCCGGAAGCGATCAATTTCATGGCCCGCTACGGCCGCGGCCTGATCTGCCTGACGCTGACGCAGGAACGCTGCAAGCAGCTGAACCTGCCGCTCATGACGTACCGCAACGGCACGCAATACGGCACCGCGTTCACGGTCAGCATCGAGGCGGCCGAAGGCGTCACCACCGGCATCTCGGCCGCCGACCGCGCACGCACGATCGCCGCAGCCGTCGCGCACGACGCGCGCCCCGAGCACATCGTGCAACCGGGCCACATCTTCCCGATCATGGCGCAGCCGGGCGGCGTGCTGATGCGCGCCGGCCACACCGAAGCCGGCTGCGACTTCACCGCGCTCGCGGGGCTCACGCCCGCCGCGGTGATCTGCGAAATCATCAAGGACGACGGCACGATGGCGCGGCTGCCGGACCTGATCGAGTTCGCGCACGAACACGGTCTGAAGATCGGCACGATCGCCGATCTGATCCACTACCGCAGCCGCACCGAATCGATCGTCGAACGCGTGGCGGAACGCACGATGCAAACGGCGCATGGCCCGTTCCGCGCGGTCATGTATCTGGACCAGCCGAGCGGCCAGCCGCATATCGCGCTCGTGCGTGGCACGCCCTCGCCCGATCGCGACACGCCGGTGCGCGTGCACGAACCGCTGTCGGTGCTCGATCTGCTCGAAGTCGGCTCGTCGTGCACGCACTCGTGGACGCTCGACGCGGCGATCCAGGAAATCGCCTCGCGCGATATCGGCGTGATCGTCATGCTGAACTGCGGCGACTCGAAGGAACATCTGGTCGACCTGTTCAAGGCGTTCGACCAGCAGGACAAGGCGGAGGCGTTAAAGCGCCGCCCGGTCGACTTCAAGACCTACGGAATCGGCGCGCAGATTCTGCGTGAACTGGGCGTGGGCAAAATGCAGGTGCTGTCGAATCCGCGCAAGCTCGGCAGCATGTCAGGCTATGGGCTCGAAGTAACCGGTTTCGTGCCCATGCCGGGCGTCGCGGCCGAAAAGCCGTGCTAG
- the ribH gene encoding 6,7-dimethyl-8-ribityllumazine synthase, with protein MEIGQYQPNLDGDGLRIGIVQSRFNEPVCNGLADACIEELERLGVTGEDVLLVTVPGALEIPLALQKLAESGQFDALIAVGAVIRGETYHFELVSNENGAGISRVGLDFGIPVANAVLTTDTDEQAVARMTEKGRDAARVAVEMANLAVALEQLDGDDDEEEDEEEDEGDEEDRA; from the coding sequence ATGGAAATCGGACAATACCAACCGAATCTCGACGGCGACGGGCTGCGCATCGGCATCGTGCAGTCGCGTTTCAACGAACCCGTATGCAACGGGCTGGCCGACGCCTGCATCGAAGAACTCGAACGTCTCGGCGTTACCGGCGAAGACGTGCTGCTGGTCACGGTGCCGGGCGCGCTCGAAATTCCGCTCGCGCTGCAAAAGCTCGCGGAAAGCGGCCAGTTCGACGCGCTGATCGCGGTCGGCGCGGTGATCCGCGGCGAGACGTATCACTTCGAACTCGTGTCGAACGAAAACGGCGCGGGCATCTCGCGCGTCGGCCTCGACTTCGGTATTCCGGTTGCCAACGCGGTGCTCACCACCGACACCGACGAACAGGCGGTCGCGCGCATGACCGAAAAGGGTCGCGACGCGGCGCGCGTGGCCGTTGAAATGGCGAATCTCGCGGTCGCGCTCGAACAGCTCGACGGCGATGACGACGAAGAAGAAGACGAAGAAGAAGATGAAGGTGACGAAGAGGATCGGGCATGA
- the nusB gene encoding transcription antitermination factor NusB, with amino-acid sequence MKSARRRSRELATQGLYQWLLSGAPAGEIDAQLRGAQGFDKADHDHLNAVLHGVIREADDLSAAIAPCLDRPIDQLSPVERSVLLVAAYEFKHHIDIPYRVVINEAVELAKTFGGSDGYKYVNGVLDKLAVQLREAETQSAGRKR; translated from the coding sequence ATGAAGAGCGCACGCCGACGTTCGCGCGAACTGGCCACGCAGGGGCTTTATCAGTGGCTGCTGTCGGGTGCGCCCGCCGGCGAGATCGATGCGCAGCTGCGTGGCGCGCAGGGTTTCGACAAAGCCGATCATGACCACCTGAATGCGGTGCTGCATGGCGTGATTCGCGAGGCCGACGACCTGTCGGCCGCGATCGCGCCGTGCCTCGACCGGCCGATCGATCAGCTTTCGCCGGTCGAGCGCTCGGTGCTGCTCGTGGCCGCCTATGAGTTCAAGCATCACATCGATATCCCGTATCGCGTCGTGATCAATGAAGCGGTCGAGCTCGCTAAAACATTCGGCGGGTCGGACGGCTACAAATACGTAAACGGTGTGCTCGACAAGCTCGCCGTGCAGTTGCGCGAAGCCGAGACGCAGTCCGCGGGGCGCAAGCGCTAG
- a CDS encoding pyridoxal phosphate-dependent aminotransferase encodes MNSVSEPLIHLAARVDAIQPFHVMEMMKEAALLERAGRDIIHMSIGQPDFTAPQAVLDAAANALKRGDMHYTSALGIEPLRAAIARHYQHAYGLEVDPARIVVTAGASAALLLACTALIDRDDEVLMPDPCYPCNRHFVTAAEGKPVLVPSGPVERFQLTADDVERLWTARTRGVLLASPSNPTGTSIAPDELKRIVAAVRARGGFTVVDEIYQGLSYDAPPVSAVSYGEDVITVNSFSKYFNMTGWRLGWLVVPPSLVGAFEKLSQNLFICASALAQHAALACFEPETLAIYEMRRLEFKRRRDYLVPALESLGFKVPVMPDGAFYVYADCRNVPHAAAGDSSALANAMLHDAGVVMVPGMDFGSAAPQHYVRVSYATAYARLEEAVERLRGVFALP; translated from the coding sequence ATGAACAGCGTGAGCGAACCTCTGATCCATCTGGCCGCGCGCGTCGATGCGATCCAGCCGTTCCATGTGATGGAAATGATGAAGGAGGCCGCGCTGCTCGAACGCGCCGGCCGCGACATCATTCATATGAGCATCGGCCAGCCCGATTTCACCGCGCCGCAAGCGGTGCTCGATGCAGCGGCGAATGCGCTCAAGCGCGGCGACATGCACTACACGAGCGCGCTCGGCATCGAGCCGCTGCGTGCGGCGATCGCCCGCCATTACCAGCACGCATATGGTCTCGAGGTCGATCCGGCGCGGATCGTCGTGACGGCCGGCGCGTCGGCGGCGCTGCTGCTCGCCTGCACGGCGCTGATCGATCGCGACGACGAAGTGCTGATGCCGGACCCGTGCTACCCATGCAACCGCCATTTCGTGACCGCCGCCGAGGGCAAGCCGGTGCTCGTGCCGAGCGGCCCCGTCGAACGCTTCCAGCTGACCGCCGATGACGTCGAGCGCCTGTGGACGGCGCGCACGCGCGGCGTGCTGCTCGCGTCGCCGTCGAATCCGACCGGCACGTCGATCGCGCCGGACGAACTGAAGCGTATCGTGGCGGCCGTGCGTGCGCGCGGCGGCTTTACGGTCGTCGATGAGATCTATCAGGGGCTCAGTTACGACGCGCCGCCGGTGTCCGCCGTGTCGTACGGCGAGGACGTGATCACCGTCAACAGCTTCTCGAAGTACTTCAACATGACGGGCTGGCGGCTCGGCTGGCTCGTCGTACCGCCGTCGCTCGTCGGCGCATTCGAGAAGCTGTCGCAGAACCTTTTCATTTGCGCCTCGGCGCTCGCACAGCACGCGGCGCTTGCGTGTTTCGAGCCGGAAACGCTGGCGATCTACGAAATGCGCCGCCTCGAATTCAAGCGTCGTCGCGACTATCTGGTCCCGGCGCTCGAATCGCTCGGCTTCAAGGTGCCGGTGATGCCCGATGGCGCGTTCTACGTCTATGCCGATTGCCGGAACGTGCCGCACGCCGCGGCCGGCGACAGCTCCGCACTGGCGAACGCGATGCTGCACGACGCGGGCGTCGTGATGGTGCCGGGGATGGATTTCGGATCGGCCGCGCCGCAGCACTACGTGCGCGTGTCGTACGCGACCGCTTACGCGCGGCTTGAAGAAGCGGTCGAGCGGCTGCGCGGCGTGTTTGCCCTTCCCTGA
- a CDS encoding helix-turn-helix domain-containing protein has translation MSFLTQLRQLVAQRGTTPTRLADVVGIARPNLTTTLAGKHDTRGSTLEAIAGALDAQWVLVPKEHLAAVQQVLEGRDAGPDRAAKAAVDLLLEKKP, from the coding sequence ATGTCATTCCTGACTCAGCTCAGACAGCTTGTTGCCCAACGCGGCACGACGCCGACGCGCCTCGCGGACGTCGTCGGCATCGCGCGGCCGAATCTCACGACCACCCTGGCCGGCAAGCACGACACGCGCGGCTCGACGCTCGAGGCCATCGCCGGCGCGCTCGACGCGCAGTGGGTGCTGGTCCCCAAGGAACATCTCGCGGCGGTACAGCAGGTCCTTGAAGGACGCGACGCTGGGCCCGATCGCGCAGCGAAAGCCGCCGTGGACCTGCTGCTCGAGAAGAAACCATGA
- a CDS encoding type II toxin-antitoxin system HipA family toxin — protein MTDGLHPRYLEVRLYGEIVGYLCELEGNCRFVPSERFKAASGQPTLSLSMSIPGAPAIAATIFANPFHPALFNTGGQLPPFFAGLLPESELRLRLEHTRHNPEDRDDFGVLAAAGADLPGAVVVAPPTDPHGIPEYARTFGVTGGADNLESAVTEGAAEGAASVSGVQNKLALSTVQKGKRYTMPGHGKLSDVIAKLPARNDDAQIFNEYASMQLARAAGVDVADCEPMPMAALDIPGIIEAAGSAQSFLAVQRYDRVDNVRVHAEDACQVLGRMPRAKYGKIEQFQNLVAVLDRLSPKGVEDIRQFFIRQAVNTLIGNSDAHLKNFSVLYADRARPQLTPAYDIVCVAALPGFAGYGTNVAIDKMQRAQTLDDYKTMARASGIAERIATAAVKSAVSAARATWPQLLDRLPAPPAMKDIVRERLATLPLAQV, from the coding sequence ATGACCGACGGCCTGCATCCGCGATATCTCGAAGTCCGTCTGTACGGCGAGATCGTTGGATATCTGTGCGAGCTCGAAGGAAATTGCCGGTTCGTGCCGTCGGAGCGGTTCAAGGCCGCTTCGGGGCAGCCAACGTTGAGCCTCTCGATGTCGATTCCGGGCGCGCCGGCGATTGCCGCCACGATCTTCGCCAATCCGTTCCACCCCGCGCTCTTCAATACAGGCGGACAGCTGCCGCCGTTCTTCGCCGGGCTCCTCCCCGAGAGCGAGCTTCGGCTGCGCCTCGAGCACACGCGGCACAACCCCGAAGACCGCGACGACTTCGGTGTGCTCGCCGCCGCGGGCGCGGACCTTCCCGGCGCAGTCGTGGTCGCGCCGCCCACAGACCCGCACGGCATCCCGGAGTACGCGCGCACGTTCGGCGTAACCGGCGGTGCCGACAATCTCGAATCGGCGGTGACCGAGGGCGCCGCGGAAGGCGCTGCGTCGGTATCGGGTGTGCAGAACAAGCTCGCGTTGTCGACCGTACAAAAAGGCAAGCGGTACACGATGCCGGGCCACGGGAAGCTGTCCGACGTGATCGCGAAGCTGCCCGCGCGCAACGACGACGCGCAGATCTTCAACGAGTACGCATCGATGCAGCTCGCGAGAGCGGCCGGCGTCGATGTGGCCGACTGCGAGCCGATGCCGATGGCCGCTCTGGACATTCCGGGCATTATCGAAGCGGCCGGTTCCGCGCAATCGTTCCTGGCTGTTCAACGCTACGACCGGGTGGACAACGTCCGCGTGCATGCGGAGGATGCGTGCCAGGTGCTCGGGCGCATGCCGCGCGCGAAGTACGGGAAAATCGAGCAGTTCCAGAATCTGGTCGCGGTGCTCGACCGGCTGAGCCCGAAGGGTGTCGAAGACATTCGACAGTTCTTTATCCGGCAGGCCGTCAACACGCTGATCGGAAACAGCGACGCCCACCTGAAGAACTTCTCCGTGCTCTATGCCGACCGCGCGCGTCCGCAGCTGACGCCCGCATACGACATCGTGTGCGTCGCGGCGCTGCCGGGCTTCGCCGGATATGGCACCAATGTCGCAATCGACAAGATGCAACGCGCGCAAACGCTCGACGACTACAAGACAATGGCGCGCGCGAGCGGCATCGCCGAGCGAATCGCGACGGCTGCCGTGAAATCGGCCGTGTCGGCGGCGCGCGCGACATGGCCTCAACTGCTCGATCGGCTTCCCGCGCCGCCCGCGATGAAAGACATCGTGCGCGAAAGGCTCGCGACCTTGCCATTGGCGCAGGTTTGA
- a CDS encoding transglycosylase SLT domain-containing protein, with the protein MNAWLTWRPDERAAQAVRAVLRRGTRLSHHLFSVVGGIAVVLALALWLMPTWRGTLAAKLMPVLSKAVEAGPVRLLQGNPLPSFAPPGAHTGASSDDTLSSNNNGSDSQAVALTGVNGFDNPLDLGTGLSNNTANTGSAGSSSALNGLDPRTLPSVASIANMIPSQRVSADARDDRVLVSSREQDLVATFLARRYRVAQEPVSELVKAAFDTGHEVGLDPLLLLAVMAIESGFNPYAESGVGAKGLMQVMSTVHSDKFRYFGGQSAALEPLANIKVGALVLKDCIARGGSLPGGLRLYVGSSTQDDGGYGAKVMAERSRLRDVARGRKVPINAPQAPATVTASTQQQAAANGSTGKRVQVTLDGGHAIAAAKPTSSTSGTSEQDDASAAQKQHGATSEQLGA; encoded by the coding sequence ATGAACGCCTGGTTAACGTGGCGTCCCGACGAACGAGCCGCACAAGCTGTACGCGCTGTTTTACGTCGCGGGACCCGTCTGAGTCATCATTTGTTTAGCGTGGTGGGCGGTATCGCCGTCGTACTGGCGCTTGCGCTGTGGCTGATGCCGACGTGGCGCGGCACGCTCGCAGCGAAGCTGATGCCGGTGCTGTCGAAGGCGGTTGAGGCCGGCCCGGTGCGTCTGCTGCAGGGCAACCCGCTGCCGTCGTTCGCGCCGCCCGGCGCTCATACCGGCGCGTCCAGCGACGACACGCTGTCGAGCAACAACAACGGTAGCGACTCGCAAGCGGTCGCGCTGACCGGCGTCAACGGCTTCGACAACCCGCTCGATCTGGGTACGGGCCTGAGCAACAACACCGCGAACACCGGCAGCGCCGGTTCGTCGTCGGCGCTCAATGGTCTCGATCCGCGCACGCTGCCAAGCGTCGCGTCGATCGCCAATATGATCCCGTCGCAACGCGTGAGCGCCGATGCGCGCGACGACCGCGTGCTCGTGTCGTCGCGTGAGCAGGACCTCGTCGCGACGTTCCTCGCGCGCCGCTATCGCGTCGCCCAGGAACCGGTCAGCGAGCTCGTCAAGGCTGCCTTCGATACGGGGCACGAGGTCGGTCTCGACCCGCTGCTGCTGCTCGCCGTGATGGCGATCGAATCGGGCTTCAATCCTTACGCGGAAAGCGGCGTGGGGGCGAAGGGCCTGATGCAGGTGATGTCGACGGTTCACTCGGACAAATTCCGCTACTTTGGCGGCCAGAGCGCGGCGCTCGAGCCGCTCGCGAACATCAAGGTTGGCGCGCTGGTGCTGAAGGACTGCATTGCGCGCGGCGGTTCGCTGCCCGGCGGCCTGCGCCTGTACGTCGGCTCGTCGACGCAGGATGACGGCGGGTACGGCGCGAAGGTGATGGCCGAGCGTTCGCGTCTGCGTGACGTCGCACGCGGCCGCAAGGTGCCGATCAACGCGCCGCAAGCGCCCGCGACGGTGACGGCCTCCACGCAGCAGCAGGCTGCCGCGAACGGTAGCACCGGCAAGCGCGTGCAGGTGACGCTCGACGGCGGTCACGCGATCGCCGCAGCGAAGCCGACCAGCTCGACGAGCGGCACATCCGAGCAGGACGATGCGAGCGCCGCGCAAAAGCAGCATGGCGCGACGTCGGAGCAACTCGGCGCCTGA
- a CDS encoding UbiD family decarboxylase produces the protein MKYKDLRDFAGRLESLGELRRIAQPVSPVLEMTELCDRVLRAGGPALLFESKATHAFPVLGNLFGTPRRVALGMGIDTADQNGADGERAALESLRDVGRLLSALKEPEPPKGLKDAGKLLSLAKAVWDMAPKTVSAPPCQEIVWEGNDVDLAKLPIQTCWPGDAGPLITWGLTVTRGPNKTRQNLGIYRQQVIGRNKVIMRWLAHRGGALDFREFALRNPGQPYPVAVVLGADPATALGAVTPVPDTLSEYQFAGLLRGGRTELAKCLTPGVDTLQVPARAEIVLEGFIYPQQGEPAAAPAGAPPRPSKGASAAYEHALEGPYGDHTGYYNEQEWFPVFTIERITMRRDAIYHSTYTGKPPDEPAVLGVALNEVFVPLLQKQFSEITDFYLPPEGCSYRMAIVQMKKSYPGHAKRVMFGVWSFLRQFMYTKFIVVVDEDVNIRDWKEVIWAITTRIDPSRDTVLVDRTPIDYLDFASPVAGLGSKMGLDATNKWPGETDREWGRPITMDSAVKARVDELWKTLGL, from the coding sequence ATGAAATATAAAGACCTGCGCGACTTCGCCGGACGTCTCGAATCGTTAGGCGAACTGCGCCGCATCGCGCAACCCGTCTCCCCTGTTCTTGAAATGACCGAGCTGTGCGACCGCGTGTTGCGCGCCGGCGGCCCGGCGTTGCTGTTCGAATCGAAAGCGACGCACGCGTTTCCCGTGCTCGGCAACCTGTTCGGCACGCCGCGCCGCGTCGCGCTGGGCATGGGTATCGATACGGCGGACCAGAACGGCGCCGACGGCGAACGCGCGGCGCTGGAGTCGCTGCGCGACGTCGGACGGCTACTGTCCGCGCTGAAGGAGCCGGAGCCGCCGAAGGGTCTCAAGGACGCCGGCAAGCTGCTGTCGCTCGCGAAGGCGGTCTGGGACATGGCGCCGAAGACGGTCAGCGCGCCGCCGTGCCAGGAGATCGTCTGGGAAGGCAACGACGTCGATCTCGCGAAGCTGCCGATCCAGACCTGCTGGCCCGGCGACGCGGGCCCGCTCATTACCTGGGGGCTCACCGTCACGCGCGGGCCCAACAAGACACGGCAGAACCTCGGCATCTACCGGCAGCAGGTGATCGGCCGCAACAAGGTCATCATGCGCTGGCTCGCGCATCGCGGCGGCGCGCTCGATTTCCGCGAATTCGCGTTGCGCAACCCGGGGCAGCCGTACCCGGTCGCGGTCGTGCTCGGTGCGGATCCGGCGACGGCGCTCGGCGCCGTGACGCCGGTGCCCGACACGTTGTCCGAATATCAGTTTGCGGGACTTCTGCGCGGCGGGCGCACCGAGCTGGCGAAATGCCTGACGCCGGGCGTCGATACGCTGCAGGTGCCGGCGCGCGCGGAAATCGTGCTCGAGGGCTTTATCTATCCGCAGCAGGGCGAACCGGCGGCAGCGCCGGCCGGTGCGCCGCCGCGTCCGTCGAAAGGCGCGTCTGCCGCCTACGAACATGCGCTCGAGGGTCCGTATGGCGACCATACCGGCTACTACAACGAGCAGGAGTGGTTTCCGGTGTTTACGATCGAGCGGATCACGATGCGCCGCGATGCGATCTACCACTCGACCTATACCGGCAAACCGCCGGACGAGCCGGCCGTGCTCGGCGTCGCGCTCAACGAAGTGTTCGTGCCGCTCCTGCAGAAGCAGTTCAGCGAGATCACCGACTTCTATCTGCCGCCCGAAGGATGCAGCTACCGGATGGCCATCGTGCAGATGAAGAAGAGCTACCCGGGCCACGCGAAGCGGGTCATGTTCGGCGTCTGGAGTTTTTTGCGGCAGTTCATGTATACGAAGTTCATCGTCGTCGTCGACGAGGACGTGAATATCCGCGACTGGAAGGAAGTGATCTGGGCGATCACCACCCGCATCGATCCGTCGCGCGACACGGTGCTGGTGGACCGGACGCCGATCGATTACCTCGATTTCGCGTCGCCCGTGGCGGGGCTCGGTTCGAAGATGGGGCTCGACGCGACCAACAAGTGGCCCGGCGAAACCGATCGCGAATGGGGCCGCCCGATCACGATGGACAGCGCTGTCAAAGCGCGCGTCGATGAGCTGTGGAAGACGCTCGGTCTATAA
- a CDS encoding LysE family translocator, producing the protein MHSLSLLSDGFFLSLSLCLDIGLVNVAIISLTLSHGFKPGFWLGLGSCFGDLVYAALAMAGMAALLQFDAVRWVVWIGGAALLLYLTWKMAREALFPASAPPVEGKEDEGQADAAAPHLNPWRGFARGVLLAVSSPSAILWFAAVGGALIAKAGATSARTAPVFLGGFFAGGLVWTLFICSLASHGRKRAGTGLLRVCHVLSALLFAYFSYSVIVNGYHDLIVPTKHAASQTSYANQRA; encoded by the coding sequence ATGCATTCGCTGTCGTTGTTGTCGGATGGATTTTTTCTGTCGCTGTCGTTGTGCCTCGATATCGGTCTCGTCAATGTCGCGATCATTTCGCTGACGCTGTCGCACGGATTCAAGCCCGGGTTCTGGCTTGGCCTCGGTTCGTGTTTCGGCGATCTCGTCTATGCGGCGCTCGCGATGGCGGGCATGGCCGCGTTGCTGCAATTCGACGCGGTGCGTTGGGTCGTCTGGATCGGCGGCGCGGCGCTTCTGCTTTATCTGACGTGGAAGATGGCGCGCGAAGCACTGTTCCCGGCGTCGGCGCCGCCTGTTGAAGGCAAGGAAGACGAGGGCCAGGCCGATGCAGCCGCACCGCATCTGAACCCCTGGCGCGGTTTTGCGCGCGGCGTGCTGCTCGCGGTGTCGTCGCCGAGCGCGATTCTGTGGTTCGCCGCGGTCGGCGGCGCGCTGATCGCAAAAGCCGGCGCGACTTCCGCGCGCACCGCGCCGGTGTTCCTCGGCGGCTTTTTTGCGGGCGGCCTCGTGTGGACGCTATTTATCTGCTCGCTTGCAAGCCACGGTCGCAAACGCGCGGGCACCGGATTGCTGCGCGTGTGCCATGTGTTGTCGGCACTGCTTTTTGCGTACTTTTCGTACAGCGTGATCGTGAACGGCTATCACGATCTGATCGTGCCGACAAAGCACGCGGCGAGTCAAACGAGCTACGCGAATCAGCGAGCCTAA
- a CDS encoding threo-3-hydroxy-L-aspartate ammonia-lyase: MSSLPAPTYDDVVDAAQRIEGFAHRTPVLTSTTANERTGASIFFKCENFQRMGAFKFRGAFNAISHFDSEQRKAGVLTFSSGNHAQAIALSARLAGIRATIIMPHDAPAAKVAATKGYGGEVITYDRYKENREEIGARLAKERGMTLIPPYDHPHVIAGQGTAAKELIEETGPLDLLFVCLGGGGLIGGSALAAAALSPECRVIGVEPEAGNDAQQSLARGEIVTIDVPHTIADGAAPTHVGHYNFPIIQRHVSQIVTVSDPQLIDTMRFFAQRMKIVVEPTGCLGAAAVLNGIVPAEGKRVGVVISGGNVDLARLAEFLS, from the coding sequence ATGTCATCGCTGCCCGCTCCCACCTATGACGACGTCGTCGATGCCGCCCAGCGCATCGAAGGCTTCGCCCACCGCACCCCGGTTCTCACGTCGACGACGGCCAACGAGCGCACTGGCGCGTCGATCTTCTTCAAGTGCGAGAACTTCCAGCGCATGGGCGCGTTCAAGTTTCGCGGCGCATTCAACGCGATCTCGCACTTCGACAGCGAGCAGCGCAAAGCCGGCGTGCTGACGTTTTCATCGGGCAATCACGCGCAGGCCATCGCGCTGTCCGCGCGGCTTGCCGGCATTCGCGCGACGATCATCATGCCGCACGACGCGCCCGCCGCGAAAGTCGCGGCGACCAAAGGCTACGGCGGCGAAGTGATCACCTACGATCGCTACAAGGAGAACCGCGAAGAGATCGGCGCGCGGCTCGCGAAGGAGCGCGGCATGACGCTGATCCCGCCTTACGATCATCCGCATGTGATCGCCGGGCAGGGCACGGCGGCGAAGGAACTGATCGAAGAGACAGGCCCGCTCGATCTGCTGTTCGTGTGTCTGGGCGGTGGCGGGTTGATCGGCGGCAGTGCATTGGCGGCGGCCGCGCTGAGCCCCGAGTGTCGCGTGATCGGCGTCGAACCGGAGGCCGGCAACGACGCGCAGCAGTCGCTCGCGCGCGGCGAGATTGTCACGATCGACGTGCCGCATACGATCGCGGACGGCGCGGCGCCGACGCATGTCGGCCACTACAACTTCCCGATCATCCAGCGCCACGTTTCGCAGATCGTCACAGTCAGCGACCCGCAACTGATCGACACGATGCGCTTCTTCGCGCAGCGCATGAAGATCGTTGTTGAGCCGACCGGGTGTCTCGGAGCGGCGGCCGTGCTGAACGGCATCGTGCCGGCGGAGGGCAAGCGCGTGGGTGTGGTGATTAGCGGCGGCAACGTCGACCTGGCGCGCCTCGCGGAATTTCTCTCCTGA